In one Massilia endophytica genomic region, the following are encoded:
- a CDS encoding response regulator, with protein sequence MMKAPPEQLILNVDDTDAARYAKTRVLQYAGFRVIEAASGSEALEKAAQERPDLVLLDTKLPDINGFDVCRKLKEDPHTAMVLVLQTSASYIGKPDKIRALDTGADNYLFEPIEPEELVANVRALLRLGRVERELREMDRRKDEFLAILAHELRNPLGPIRNAVELLRQLDPSPSELQENARQMILRQTDHMVRLVDDLLDVSRISQGKITLKRGPVELCALVRAAIETSQPNIRKRQHALDVHLPEHELWIDGDEVRLSQVISNLLNNAAKFTPPGGQITLSASFADGQAVVRVQDDGIGISPADMANIFDLFSQAGHSPDRVQDGLGIGLSLVRTLVQLHGGTVSAESEGPGKGSTFEVRLPAQEADAPACASAGAASAPDAKQYRILVVDDSVDAAEIVGALLEHAGHQVKLAHDGAGAIAAALAMQPDVVFLDIGLPDMSGVAVAAAMRREPSLQRTALVALTGYGQDKDREEARAAGFNHHLTKPVSLDVLDATVRRFAVQI encoded by the coding sequence ATGATGAAGGCACCTCCTGAACAGCTGATTCTCAATGTGGACGACACCGACGCCGCCCGCTACGCCAAGACCCGTGTGCTGCAGTACGCTGGCTTCCGCGTCATCGAAGCTGCCAGCGGCAGCGAAGCCCTGGAGAAGGCGGCGCAGGAACGGCCGGACCTGGTGCTCCTGGACACCAAACTGCCCGACATCAACGGCTTCGACGTCTGCCGCAAGCTGAAGGAGGATCCTCACACGGCCATGGTGCTGGTGCTGCAGACCTCCGCCTCCTACATCGGCAAGCCCGACAAGATCCGCGCCCTCGATACGGGGGCGGACAACTACCTGTTCGAGCCCATCGAGCCGGAAGAACTGGTGGCCAATGTGCGGGCGCTGCTGCGCCTGGGCCGGGTGGAGCGCGAGCTGCGCGAGATGGACCGGCGCAAGGACGAGTTTCTCGCCATCCTCGCGCACGAGCTGCGCAATCCGCTCGGGCCAATCCGCAATGCCGTGGAGCTGCTGCGCCAGCTCGATCCCTCGCCTTCGGAACTGCAGGAGAATGCACGCCAGATGATCCTGCGCCAGACCGACCACATGGTGCGCCTGGTGGACGACCTGCTCGACGTGTCGCGCATCTCGCAGGGCAAGATCACCCTGAAGCGTGGCCCTGTGGAGCTGTGCGCCCTGGTGCGCGCCGCCATCGAGACTTCGCAGCCCAATATCCGCAAGCGCCAGCACGCGCTGGATGTGCACCTCCCCGAGCACGAGCTGTGGATCGACGGCGACGAAGTACGGCTGTCGCAAGTCATCTCCAACCTCCTGAACAACGCCGCCAAGTTCACGCCGCCGGGCGGGCAGATCACACTCTCCGCATCCTTCGCGGACGGGCAGGCCGTGGTGCGCGTGCAGGATGACGGCATCGGCATCAGCCCGGCGGACATGGCCAATATCTTCGACCTCTTCTCCCAGGCAGGCCACTCGCCGGACCGGGTGCAGGACGGACTTGGCATCGGCCTTTCGCTGGTGCGCACCCTGGTTCAGCTGCATGGCGGCACGGTCAGCGCGGAGAGCGAAGGGCCGGGCAAGGGCAGCACTTTCGAAGTCAGGCTCCCGGCCCAGGAGGCGGACGCTCCCGCCTGCGCCTCGGCGGGAGCCGCCTCGGCGCCGGACGCGAAGCAGTACCGAATCCTCGTGGTGGACGACAGCGTGGACGCCGCCGAAATCGTGGGCGCCCTGCTGGAACATGCCGGGCACCAGGTGAAGCTGGCGCATGACGGCGCGGGCGCCATCGCGGCCGCCCTGGCCATGCAGCCGGACGTGGTCTTCCTCGACATCGGCCTGCCGGACATGAGCGGCGTGGCAGTGGCGGCGGCCATGCGCCGCGAGCCTTCCCTGCAGCGCACAGCGCTCGTCGCGCTTACCGGCTACGGCCAGGACAAGGACCGCGAGGAAGCCCGCGCCGCAGGCTTCAACCATCACCTGACCAAGCCCGTCAGCCTTGACGTGCTGGATGCCACCGTACGCCGCTTCGCTGTTCAGATCTGA
- a CDS encoding ATP-binding protein has protein sequence MSLRILSLGIHAELDVVASRQRARQIAALCGFNSQDQARIATAVSELARNVYNYAREGRVEFAVEGETAPQLLVITIEDKGPGIVNLDLVLSGRYQSNTGMGLGILGARRLMDQCDIRTAPGAGTTIVLKKLLPPTAELLTPVAIGAMGAQLTSLPADVTLSEMQQQNKELLATLAELKARQDELVQLTRELEDTNRGVVALYAELDEKADHLRRADEMKTRFLSNMSHEFRTPLSSIRALSKLLLDRVDGPLAPEQEKQVRYILKGAESLAELVDDLLDLAKIEAGKVDVHPVAFEVHDMFSALRGMLRPLLVSASVELVFDEPEAPLTLMTDEAKLSQILRNFISNALKFTERGRVRVSAALADDGETVRFSVEDTGIGIAPEHQQIIFEEFGQVENRLQHRVKGTGLGLPLCRRLAELLGGHVALASTPGQGSTFSVTVPLVHAAVPEPLPFAESPMDADASGIPVLAVEDDRSTLVLYRGFLRNTPYRLVPARSIWEADQAWAHETPAAVILDLYLGGEDSWRWLTQTKSDERRRHVPIIIASEVADRQKAFALGADAYFTKPLARDELLAQLNALCHFE, from the coding sequence ATGAGCCTGCGCATCCTCAGCCTGGGCATCCATGCGGAGCTGGACGTGGTGGCATCGCGCCAGCGCGCGCGCCAGATCGCCGCGCTCTGCGGCTTCAACAGCCAGGACCAGGCCCGCATCGCCACCGCCGTTTCCGAGCTGGCGCGCAATGTCTACAACTACGCGCGCGAAGGCCGCGTGGAGTTTGCGGTGGAGGGCGAAACGGCGCCGCAGCTGCTGGTCATCACCATCGAAGACAAGGGGCCCGGCATTGTCAACCTCGATCTTGTGCTGTCGGGCCGCTACCAGTCGAATACGGGCATGGGCCTCGGCATCCTTGGTGCGCGGCGGCTGATGGACCAGTGCGATATCCGCACGGCGCCGGGGGCAGGCACCACCATCGTCCTGAAAAAGCTGCTTCCACCGACGGCGGAGCTGCTGACGCCGGTGGCGATCGGCGCCATGGGCGCTCAGCTGACGTCCCTGCCCGCCGATGTCACCCTGTCCGAGATGCAGCAGCAGAACAAGGAGCTGCTCGCCACCCTGGCCGAACTGAAGGCGCGGCAGGACGAACTGGTGCAGCTCACGCGCGAGCTGGAAGACACCAACCGCGGCGTGGTCGCCCTGTATGCGGAGCTGGACGAGAAGGCCGACCATCTGCGCCGGGCGGACGAAATGAAGACGCGCTTCCTCTCCAACATGAGCCACGAGTTCCGCACGCCGCTCAGTTCCATCCGCGCGCTCTCCAAGCTTCTGCTGGACCGGGTGGACGGCCCCCTCGCGCCCGAGCAGGAGAAGCAGGTGCGCTACATCCTGAAGGGCGCCGAATCCCTGGCCGAACTGGTGGATGACCTGCTGGACCTGGCCAAGATCGAGGCGGGAAAGGTGGACGTGCACCCGGTGGCCTTCGAGGTGCACGACATGTTCAGCGCCCTGCGCGGCATGCTGCGGCCGCTCCTGGTCAGCGCCTCCGTGGAGCTGGTCTTCGACGAGCCCGAGGCGCCGCTCACGCTGATGACGGACGAGGCCAAGCTGTCGCAGATCCTGCGCAACTTCATCTCCAACGCGCTGAAGTTCACGGAGCGCGGGCGGGTTCGCGTGAGCGCAGCGCTGGCCGACGATGGCGAAACGGTACGTTTCTCCGTGGAGGATACGGGGATCGGCATCGCACCGGAGCACCAGCAGATCATCTTCGAGGAGTTCGGGCAGGTGGAAAACCGCCTGCAGCACCGCGTCAAGGGAACGGGCCTGGGCCTGCCGCTATGCCGCCGCCTGGCCGAACTGCTGGGCGGCCATGTGGCGCTGGCCAGCACGCCGGGCCAGGGCTCCACGTTCAGCGTTACCGTCCCCCTGGTGCATGCGGCGGTGCCGGAACCGCTGCCGTTCGCGGAAAGTCCGATGGATGCCGACGCCAGCGGCATACCCGTGCTGGCCGTGGAGGACGACCGCTCCACTCTGGTGCTTTACCGGGGCTTCCTGCGCAATACGCCCTACCGCCTGGTGCCCGCGCGAAGCATCTGGGAGGCCGATCAGGCCTGGGCGCACGAAACGCCCGCGGCGGTCATCCTCGATCTCTACCTGGGCGGCGAGGACAGCTGGCGCTGGCTCACCCAGACCAAGAGCGACGAGCGGCGCAGGCATGTACCCATCATCATCGCTTCCGAAGTGGCCGACCGCCAGAAGGCCTTCGCGCTCGGCGCCGATGCCTACTTCACCAAACCCCTGGCGCGCGATGAGCTGCTCGCGCAATTGAACGCCCTGTGCCATTTCGAATAG
- a CDS encoding ATP-binding SpoIIE family protein phosphatase, giving the protein METILGAELRQTCHPVNESSQIAACRRTAADICAHSGFDETAAGEVAIAVTEAATNILKHAGRGHILLRPLRSGAARGIEVLALDSGPGFSNLAASLQDGTTTAGSFGVGLGAMRRLAQVFDIYSQPGKGSAIVMQLWPRNAAPPTQSVHCGVVCLPMHGETVAGDSWALALGATEATVLVADGLGHGMHAAQASELAAAVTMQEPRLPAATLIQDAHGALRATRGAAVAVARIDMLHETLSFAGIGNIATYIFDGSDRRQLVSHNGIVGSNMRKVQEFSAAWNADTMLVLHSDGLASRWDLGDYPGLLHCHPALVAGVLFRDGSRHRDDVTVLVLRDREGWSP; this is encoded by the coding sequence ATGGAAACCATTCTAGGGGCGGAACTGCGCCAGACCTGCCATCCGGTCAACGAGAGCAGCCAGATCGCTGCCTGCCGCCGCACGGCCGCCGATATCTGCGCGCACAGCGGCTTCGACGAGACGGCAGCGGGAGAAGTGGCCATTGCCGTCACCGAGGCGGCCACCAACATCCTCAAGCATGCTGGCCGCGGCCATATCCTCCTGCGGCCCTTGCGCAGCGGCGCCGCCCGGGGAATCGAGGTGCTGGCCCTGGACAGCGGCCCGGGCTTCTCCAATCTCGCGGCCAGCCTGCAGGACGGCACCACCACGGCGGGCAGCTTCGGCGTGGGCCTGGGCGCAATGCGCCGCCTGGCCCAGGTGTTCGATATCTACAGCCAGCCCGGCAAGGGCTCGGCCATCGTCATGCAGCTGTGGCCACGCAATGCCGCACCGCCCACGCAATCGGTTCACTGCGGCGTGGTCTGCCTGCCCATGCACGGCGAAACGGTGGCGGGCGACAGCTGGGCGCTCGCGCTGGGCGCCACGGAAGCGACGGTGCTGGTGGCCGATGGCCTGGGCCATGGCATGCATGCGGCCCAGGCCTCGGAACTCGCGGCCGCGGTGACGATGCAGGAACCGCGTCTTCCCGCCGCCACCCTCATCCAGGACGCTCACGGCGCCCTGCGCGCAACGCGCGGCGCGGCGGTGGCGGTGGCGCGCATCGACATGCTGCATGAAACGCTCAGCTTCGCCGGCATCGGCAATATCGCCACCTATATCTTCGACGGGTCCGACCGGCGCCAGCTGGTATCGCATAACGGCATCGTCGGCAGCAATATGCGCAAGGTGCAGGAATTCTCCGCAGCCTGGAACGCGGACACCATGCTGGTGCTGCATTCGGACGGACTGGCCTCGCGCTGGGACCTGGGCGACTACCCCGGCCTGCTGCACTGCCACCCCGCCCTGGTGGCGGGTGTGCTGTTCCGCGACGGCAGCCGCCACCGCGACGACGTGACTGTGCTCGTGCTGCGTGACCGCGAAGGATGGTCGCCATGA